The genomic window ATCTATTGTTTTGGGCAAGATTTCATTTTTTGTAAGATAATTGAAGGTGCTTTCTTTTGCATTTATTCTAGAAACCATAAGCTCTAGTTGTTGCGATGTTTCTAAAATAGTTGTGCTTGATTGTTTTATATTATTAACCGTTTCTTGGACTTGATTACCCACAAGAGTATCATTTAATAAAATACCTACAGCACTTTGTTCCATATCTATTTTGGAAAACTTATAGTTTAAAGAACTCAGTAATTGATTGGTACCACTTGTAGTTTGTTTTAGATTAACTAACGTAGCTCGAATATCTTGGGCTAGTAATGAATCGGTAATTAAAGTCCCTAAAACGCCTTCTCCTTTCAAAATCTTATTTGTTATTTTTAATAAATCTGCCGTTAACAATGCGGCATTTTCATTGGTTACGTTAAGTGTTGAAAACATATCATCTGCACCAATCTTGCTAAACGAAGTAATTGTATCTGTAGAAATAACCCTTTGTAAATTCTCTTTACCCGGAATAATATTAATAACCATACTTCCAACCAACCCATCTGATCCAATACTAGCAATTGCATCTTTTTTTATGAAGGCTCCTGTTTTTTCTTCAATCATCATTTGTACAACAATTTTCTTATTGGTTATCATTTCAATATTGCTGACAGTACCTACATTTATTCCAGAATAGCGCACATTATTACCCAATTGAAGCCCATTCACATTATGAAATACGGCATACAGTTCTATATTGTTACTAAAAACATGTTGTCTATTACCAATAAAGTAGAGTGTCACTAATAGAATGAGTGTACCAATGACTACAAATAAGCCAACGCGGGTTTTATGAGAAGCTGATTTTTTCATCATAATAAAGTATTTTTTTGAATGCCTAATAACTGATTAAAAAATTATTAAATAGCATTTTATGTGTTCATTTTTTTTACTTGTTAAAGTAGCCTCCTTTTAATTGTTAAACTTCGATTTCAAACTTTTAGTTATAGATATTTCATAAAGTTTAATCTTTAAAAAAGGCTTTAACTTTCGGGTCTTCTGAAATAGAAAGCTCTTTATAAGTTCCTTCCGCATAATTAATTCCATCTACCAGTAAAATCATTCGGTTACTGATTACTCGTGCACAATCCAAATCGTGTGTGATAATAAGCGAAGATGTATTATATGTTGTTTGAACAGTTCTCATTAAATGAATAATTTCCTTTGCTGTTATTGGGTCAAGACCTGTGGTAGGCTCATCATATAAAATAATCTTTGGCTTTAAAATTAAAGCCCTTGCTAAAGCTACCCGTCTCTGCATTCCTCCAGAAAGTTCTACTGGCATTAAATCTATTGTGTGTGCTAATCCAACATTTTCCAAAGCTTCTAAAACCAATTCTTCTGTTGTTCGAGAAGCATCTACCCTATCCCGGTTTCTACGCAAAGGAAATTCTAAATTTTCTCGAACCGTCATAGAATCATACAATGCACTTCCTTGAAATAAAAATCCAATTTCTGTTCTAAGCACATCGAACTCTTTTCGGCCTAGCTTCATAATATCTTCACCTTTAATAGTAATACTTCCATGATCGGCTTCTAGCAACCCAACTAAGGTTTTTATCATAACTGATTTACCAGAACCCGATTTACCCATTACTACAAGGTTTTCACCTTTAAACAATTTTAAGTTAAAACCATTGAGTACGTGATTATCTCCAAAGCTTTTATGAAGATCTTTGATTTCTAAAATGGGCTGTATATCTTCTTTTGTTTCTATCATATTTTAAAAAAAATATCTGTAATAAATACAGCTACAAAATCAATAACAAAGAGCAGCATAGATGTGTAAACTACAGCAGTATTAGATGCTTCTCCAACTCCTACGGTTCCTTTTGAGCAATTATACCCTTTATAACACCCTACCAAACCAATTGCAAAGCCAAAGAAAAAGGACTTTACAGTAGCCGGAAGAACATCACTAAACTCTAAAGCGTCAAACACATTATTAAAATATAATAAGTACGATACTTCTCCTTTTAAATTCTCAATAAGTGCAGATCCAAATAAGGCTATAGCATCTCCCATAAGTATAAGTAGCGGAAGCATTAATGTAGTAGCCAATATGCGTGTAACTACCAAATACTTAAATGGGTTGGTTCCTGATACCTCCATCGCGTCTATTTGCTCCGTTACTTTCATTGAACCAAGCTCTGCGCCAATTCCAGAACCAATTCTTCCAGCACATATTAAGGCAAAAATAACTGGACCTATCTCTCTAACAATTGAAAGACTAACCATTGATGGCATCCAAGAGGTAGCGCCAAATTGAGAAAGTGTAGGTCTAGACTGTAATGTAAATACTAATCCTAAAATAAAACCAGTAACACCTACCAACGCAAAAGAACGGTTCCCTATTTGGTAACACTGCCTTAATAGTTCTTTCCATTCAAACGGAGATGTAAACATCTCTCTGAAAAAACGAATTGAAAAATAGGTTATATCACCCACTTCTTCAAAAAAGAGTTTGGTTCTTATTACTATAGAGTTTGTTCCGTTCAAAATGCATCAATTATCCGAAGTTAAAATTAAGATAATTTTTACCAACGGTAAATGATCTTAGTCAGTTGTACAGCCTAATTAATATCATAGCATTAGCTATAATATTTAGTAAAACACCTTCATTTAATTAAGAAAAACTGGAAGTAATTCTATTATTATCACATAAAAAAACTAATTATTCTATCTTAATTTATCCACTTTAGCACCTGCATTATTTGCTATATGCCTCTTGTAATCTTCTGTATAAAGCGTTGCTATTGTACTATACGCCTTGGCTAGTTTATTATAGTTTCTCCAAGCTTTATCATAAGCTTTAATCCACTTTTTAACATCCTTTGTATTTCCATTATCATCTGCATACTTCATATACACAAGTGCTCTATATATTTTATATAGTTTTAATCCATATTCAGAAGATCCTATAGCATGGTTTTTAGTTTCTTCATTTGGCCAATCAATTGATTTAGCCAGTTTAACTATTTCTTTCCATTTTACTATGGATTCATCTTTTTGAGCTAAGTTTCTCTTTTGCTCTAAATCTCCTTTTACTACCATTGGCCAAGCAATACCTTGATCTCTTGTCCACCACGGGTTCATATCTCTATACGTACTATTTCTACCTCTAACTACCGCTTCCGCAGAAAGCAAACACAACTTTCTAAATTTAGCAACATCTTCGTCTTCTAAATGTAAACGCTCCGTAGCATATCTATTAAAAATAAATTCCTCGGTTTTATCTGTATTTTGACCCCATTGTGCCATAACCCATGAGTTCAAATCACACCACATTTCATCTTTAACATACGGACCATCCCATCCGCCTCCACGAGACCATGTCCAAACACCTGCATATAATTCTGGTTTAGTATCTACAAACTCTTGAATACTATTTATACGTTCTTCGGGCATTCTAGCATGTTCTTCAAAACCATCTATAACACCATTAGCAATGTAATTCGGGTATGCCCCTTTTCCTTCATATTCACGAGCAGATTGCACCTCGATGATTTGACGGTGACGCCCTTGACCAATAACTTTACTAAAAGAATTTGATCTATGGAAATCACCTTCACAATGTTTTATACTGATAATTAAATTTTTATGAGGTTCTACGGCATTACTCACTTCCATATAGTCATCTAACTTGGTATCAAAAGCACCCCAAGTTCTAAAAATTAATTGCTTGTCTCTTTTTACACAAATTTCTTCTCGTAGTATATTGATTAAAGGAGAAATTGTTTTTTCAGGATTTTTTTTATCTTCTATTGCCCCTAAATGATATGGAGCATCGTGTAAATACGTTTCTCCAATTCGAACAACTAAACCATCAAGATCCGGAAACTGATCAAACATTTCATTAATTTGAGCACGGATTAATTTTTCTGTTAAAGGATCGTTAGGATTCCCAAACGTTTTTTCAATGCCATATTTTGCAATTAATCGCTTAGGGAATAAAACAAGATCGGACATGGCGTAAATAGCCATATCTTCAGCTTTACACGCTGCATGCATTTTCTTTATTTGTGCTGCTTTAGCATCTACCCATTTACGATCTTCTGTACCTTTTGGTAAGATATCCTTGTCTACTGATTCCCAATTAATGGCTAATGCAGGAGATTCAAACAGAAAATACACTTTGCCGTTATACCCCATTTCCTTTATTACAGCAGGATCATTATATTTAGAATCGTATGGTGTTTCACCAGGGTTATGGTGAACCATATCTAAAATCAAAGGGTTGTCTTTGTTATTTTGAGCTCCAACATTTACACTTAAAACACTTACAAGTACTAAAAATGTAAAAATGCTATGTTTACTTAAATTTAATGCTTTCATATTCCTTTTCTACTATTATTTCTAATTAAAAACGTGTTACTAAACTATTGATTGGCGTTAATTCTTCACCTTGCAAGGCATATTTAACCTCAATAACTCTTGGTTTATCGCTTGGTCTATATTTAATAGTTATAGGATGTAAACCTTGTTTTAAAGCGACTTTTCCATAACTTTTTTTAGGTCCGTGCCATCCGCTATTATCAACAATAACATCTTCACCTAAAAACAATAAATCACCACCATCGGAGCGTGTTTCAAACTCATAAACACCATCTTTTTCAGCATTAAAATAACCTTGATAAACCACAGCAAAATTCTTTTCATCTTTTAAATCGCCCAAAGCAATACCTTCTACTTTTGTGAAATTCGGCGTTGTAGGTGTTTTAATATCTTTTTCCTTTTTGAATTTCCCTTTAACCACCCATTGTTTTAATCCTTTTTCTTGAGCTGTTACATCCACAGATTCTATATAGTTTTTGTGAATTACTTTTGTAGATTTTAAGTCGTTATAGAGTTCTCCTCTATAAGCACGTGCTTTAATTTCAATGGTATCATTCACAACGAAAGGCGCTTCATATTTTAAAGACGCTTTGGTTGGCACCGCACCGTCAATTGTATAGTATATTTCTGTTCCCTCTAACTCGTAGGCTAAACTTAAACTCACCGAAGTTTCTTCAACAAAAGCAATCTCCTTATCTAAACCTTCAACTGCAGGCACGTAATAATACACACCTAAAGCATCCAGCCTGTCGTATTGTTTTTCAACATTGCTATTAAAAACTTCAAAATTTTTGTTTTCTTTAGACGCCCAAGCATTTTCTGCTACGGCTAACATTCTTGGAAATGCTTGATATTGTAAACGTTTGTAATTCGGAATTCTTTCCGACCATAAATTGGCTTGAATCCCTAATACATTAGCTTCTTCTTCTGCTGTAAAATCTGCAGGAATGGGCTCGTAATTATAAACACCTTTTAAAGTCGTTCCTTCATTTAAGTAATCGAAATAATAAGCAGCCGTTGTAGTTACTACAACTTTATTTCCATTTTCTGCTGCAATTTTAGGAGCATTAGGCGCCCAATTTCTCCACCACATAATGTTGGCACTTTTGGTTAAACCTCCAGTCACAATTTCATCCCAACCCATAAATTTCTTTCCTTTAGATTTCAAAAATTGCTCTATATCTCTGTTGAAATGAGACTGTAATTCGTGCTCGTCTTTTAAATTATTGTCTTTAATTGCTTTTTGACAATGTGGGCAAACTTTCCAAGATGCAATATTGACCTCATCACCACCAATATGAACATATTCTGCAGGGAATAACTCCACCACTTCATCTAAAATATTTTTCATAAACTCGTAAGTCGTTTCCTTTCCTAAA from Algibacter sp. L1A34 includes these protein-coding regions:
- a CDS encoding MlaD family protein; translation: MMKKSASHKTRVGLFVVIGTLILLVTLYFIGNRQHVFSNNIELYAVFHNVNGLQLGNNVRYSGINVGTVSNIEMITNKKIVVQMMIEEKTGAFIKKDAIASIGSDGLVGSMVINIIPGKENLQRVISTDTITSFSKIGADDMFSTLNVTNENAALLTADLLKITNKILKGEGVLGTLITDSLLAQDIRATLVNLKQTTSGTNQLLSSLNYKFSKIDMEQSAVGILLNDTLVGNQVQETVNNIKQSSTTILETSQQLELMVSRINAKESTFNYLTKNEILPKTIDSTMLEIKGASQKFNENMEALKHNFFFRSYFKKQERAAKKQAKLNKE
- a CDS encoding ABC transporter ATP-binding protein; the protein is MIETKEDIQPILEIKDLHKSFGDNHVLNGFNLKLFKGENLVVMGKSGSGKSVMIKTLVGLLEADHGSITIKGEDIMKLGRKEFDVLRTEIGFLFQGSALYDSMTVRENLEFPLRRNRDRVDASRTTEELVLEALENVGLAHTIDLMPVELSGGMQRRVALARALILKPKIILYDEPTTGLDPITAKEIIHLMRTVQTTYNTSSLIITHDLDCARVISNRMILLVDGINYAEGTYKELSISEDPKVKAFFKD
- a CDS encoding MlaE family ABC transporter permease translates to MNGTNSIVIRTKLFFEEVGDITYFSIRFFREMFTSPFEWKELLRQCYQIGNRSFALVGVTGFILGLVFTLQSRPTLSQFGATSWMPSMVSLSIVREIGPVIFALICAGRIGSGIGAELGSMKVTEQIDAMEVSGTNPFKYLVVTRILATTLMLPLLILMGDAIALFGSALIENLKGEVSYLLYFNNVFDALEFSDVLPATVKSFFFGFAIGLVGCYKGYNCSKGTVGVGEASNTAVVYTSMLLFVIDFVAVFITDIFFKI
- a CDS encoding family 20 glycosylhydrolase — its product is MRKYVVLMLLTVIFTSCSQQPNPSFKQEDISILPKPSSLKLNEGSFKVEPNTAIILQDESQKKGANYLAGLFNKAAGYNLELQNTIAEGAIVFETIEGLKEGAYQLNVNPTSINIKASEESGFFNAVQSIRQLLPTAIESKEKVAADWFVPSVTIEDEPRFEWRGMHMDFSRHFFNINEVKDFLDNMALYKLNTYHMHLTDDQGWRVEIKKYPLLTEKGAWRTPNNQDTICMDRAVENKLYTIDESNFKTIDGERKYGGFFTQEQIKDIVAYADDRCITVIPEIDMPGHFKSAIDNYPFLSCNGESGWDTVFTYPTCLGKETTYEFMKNILDEVVELFPAEYVHIGGDEVNIASWKVCPHCQKAIKDNNLKDEHELQSHFNRDIEQFLKSKGKKFMGWDEIVTGGLTKSANIMWWRNWAPNAPKIAAENGNKVVVTTTAAYYFDYLNEGTTLKGVYNYEPIPADFTAEEEANVLGIQANLWSERIPNYKRLQYQAFPRMLAVAENAWASKENKNFEVFNSNVEKQYDRLDALGVYYYVPAVEGLDKEIAFVEETSVSLSLAYELEGTEIYYTIDGAVPTKASLKYEAPFVVNDTIEIKARAYRGELYNDLKSTKVIHKNYIESVDVTAQEKGLKQWVVKGKFKKEKDIKTPTTPNFTKVEGIALGDLKDEKNFAVVYQGYFNAEKDGVYEFETRSDGGDLLFLGEDVIVDNSGWHGPKKSYGKVALKQGLHPITIKYRPSDKPRVIEVKYALQGEELTPINSLVTRF